A stretch of Prunus dulcis chromosome 6, ALMONDv2, whole genome shotgun sequence DNA encodes these proteins:
- the LOC117631385 gene encoding protein EIN4 codes for MLRELALGLLVFYFIRFVSAIDNDFAHCNCDEEGFWSIPNILEYQRVSDFLIAIAYFSIPIELLYFVSCSNVPFKWVLLQFIAFIVLCGLTHLLNAWTYNGRQSFQLMLSLTIAKFLTALVSCATAITLLTLFPLILKVKVRELFLRQNVLELDQEVGMMKIQKEASWHVRMLTREIRKSLDKHTILYTTLVELSKTLDLHNCAVWMPNEDRAEMNLTHELKSSSSRNYLRSIPINDPDVLEIRESERVTILSPESALGSASSGESGESGAVAAIRMPMLRVSNFKGGTPQLVDTHYAILVLVLPVMDSRGWSHHEMEIVEVVADQVAVALSHAAVLEESQLMREKLCEQNRALQQAKKNAMMASQARHSFQKVMSHGMRRPMHTILGLLSMFQENLSFKQSLIVDTMAKTSYVLCTLINDVMEMSAKDNGRFPLEMRPFQLHSMIKEASCLAECLCMYKGFSFEVDVQSSLPNQVIGDERRAFQVILHMVGYLLSTYNGMGTVIFRAISESGYEGQDDRLQGIWRSNVPDEYVSIKFEFEISEGSSRPGGLVSLMHYAGGRHNNDEIKKGLSFSICKKIVQMMQGNIWISMNPVDFAESMTLVLRFQILPSIGRSMHLPGNNLEQPNSNSQFRGLRVIVADDDNVNRTVTNKLLEKLGCQVTAVSSGFECLSALSDAENSFKIVVLDLHMPEMDGFEVAMRIRKFHSPNWPLIIALTASAEDHVWERCLQMGMNGLIRKPVLLQGMADELRRVLQ; via the exons ATGTTAAGAGAATTAGCTCTTGGATTGTTAGTTTTCTATTTCATTAGATTTGTTTCAGCCATTGATAATGACTTTGCACATTGTAATTGCGACGAGGAGGGTTTTTGGAGTATTCCAAACATTTTAGAGTACCAAAGAGTGAGTGATTTCTTGATTGCAATAGCATATTTTTCAATCCCTATAGAACTTCTTTACTTTGTCAGCTGCTCAAACGTTCCATTCAAATGGGTCCTCCTTCAGTTTATTGCGTTTATTGTCCTTTGTGGATTGACCCATTTGCTAAATGCATGGACGTACAACGGCCGCCAGTCATTCCAGTTGATGCTGTCCCTCACCATTGCCAAATTCCTGACAGCCTTGGTCTCATGTGCAACTGCAATAACCCTTTTAACTCTGTTTCCTCTTATTCTCAAAGTGAAAGTGAGAGAACTGTTCTTGAGGCAAAATGTGTTGGAATTAGACCAAGAGGTTGGGATGATGAAGATACAGAAGGAAGCGAGTTGGCATGTCCGAATGCTGACCCGTGAAATTAGAAAGTCACTGGATAAGCATACCATATTGTATACAACTCTGGTTGAGCTTTCAAAGACATTAGACTTGCATAATTGTGCTGTTTGGATGCCGAATGAGGATAGAGCAGAGATGAACCTGACCCATGAGTTGAAATCAAGTTCTTCGCGAAATTATCTCCGTTCTATCCCAATTAATGACCCAGATGTGTTGGAGATAAGAGAGAGCGAGAGGGTAACAATCCTAAGTCCTGAATCAGCACTTGGATCTGCAAGTAGTGGTGAGTCTGGTGAATCAGGTGCTGTGGCAGCAATCCGAATGCCAATGCTTcgggtttcaaatttcaaagggGGTACACCGCAGTTGGTTGACACTCATTACGCGATATTGGTTTTGGTTCTTCCAGTAATGGATTCTAGAGGCTGGAGCCATCATGAGATGGAGATAGTTGAAGTTGTGGCTGACCAGGTTGCTGTGGCTCTATCCCATGCTGCAGTACTTGAAGAGTCTCAACTAATGAGAGAGAAACTGTGTGAACAAAATCGTGCTTTGCAACAGGCGAAGAAGAATGCAATGATGGCCAGCCAAGCAAGGCACTCATTTCAGAAGGTAATGAGTCATGGAATGCGAAGGCCAATGCATACGATTTTGGGCTTGCTTTCTATGTTTCAAGAGAACTTAAGTTTCAAACAGAGCTTAATTGTGGACACAATGGCGAAAACTAGTTATGTTCTCTGCACTTTGATCAATGATGTGATGGAGATGTCAGCAAAAGATAATGGAAGGTTCCCGTTGGAGATGAGGCCATTTCAACTACATTCTATGATCAAGGAAGCTTCTTGTCTTGCCGAGTGCCTGTGTATGTATAAAGGCTTTAGTTTTGAAGTTGATGTTCAAAGCTCATTGCCTAATCAGGTGATTGGGGATGAAAGAAGGGCTTTCCAAGTAATTTTGCATATGGTTGGGTATCTATTGAGCACCTATAATGGCATGGGGACTGTCATCTTCCGGGCTATTTCAGAGAGTGGTTATGAGGGCCAGGATGATAGATTGCAAGGAATCTGGAGATCAAATGTACCAGATGAGTACGTATCTATaaagtttgaatttgagattAGTGAGGGAAGTTCTCGTCCTGGTGGATTAGTCTCATTGATGCACTATGCTGGTGGGAGGCACAACAATGATGAAATTAAGAAGGGCCTGAGCTTCAGCATTTGTAAAAAGATTGTCCAG ATGATGCAAGGCAATATCTGGATATCCATGAACCCAGTGGATTTTGCAGAAAGCATGACACTTGTTCTCAGGTTTCAAATCCTCCCATCTATTGGGAGAAGTATGCATCTCCCTGGAAATAACTTGGAGCAGCCAAATTCCAACTCACAGTTCAGAGGCCTTCGGGTTATAGTAGCCGATGATGATAACGTAAACAGGACTGTGACCAATAAGCTGCTCGAGAAACTCGGCTGTCAAGTAACTGCTGTTTCTTCCGGGTTCGAATGCCTGAGTGCCCTCAGTGATGCtgaaaattcatttaaaattgTTGTTTTGGATCTTCACATGCCTGAAATGGATGGGTTTGAAGTGGCAATGAGAATCAGGAAATTCCACAGCCCTAATTGGCCATTGATCATAGCCCTGACAGCAAGTGCGGAGGACCATGTGTGGGAGAGATGTCTACAGATGGGAATGAATGGATTGATTCGAAAACCTGTTCTATTGCAAGGGATGGCAGATGAACTTCGCAGAGTACTGCAATGA
- the LOC117632429 gene encoding uncharacterized protein LOC117632429 has translation MADDLFEGLPPPSANPPPSSSELQERKPPQEALKPQQKRKTATFNTDSSSSAAPAPAPAPPKPILKSALKRPKPSESNAEEAPVTEKKLRFKTTTDASEKQVIEAMQKIASHIKNPTKFSKASKLAIQLIQAGSVKPETGDYFFSVLEAAMASPTSCTDPSLRADYHALFSAAKDASECLNKKQKNQLTAWRIRAVMANELFTDDSFQFSKTAAQVKEAISNLPVATEDNDREEAAVLEDETKIADQDDQMEQDMVSAAPAEENNEKESDPFGLDAFLTPTPMKKDDKTKGKKDGITKIRKEEGETKRFLRSQREALVLCLEIAARRYKTPWCQTVIDILAKHAFDNIARFTSKQRNAIEKLWASIREQHNRRKQGKSVTGKLDVNAFEWLQQKYATEKISIRHSVGGSGDRKTEMWLG, from the exons ATGGCTGACGACCTGTTTGAAGGCCTCCCTCCACCTTCTGCAAaccctcctccttcttcttctgaacTTCAAGAACGGAAACCACCGCAGGAAGCGTTAAAACCAcaacaaaaacgaaaaacaGCTACTTTTAACACcgactcttcttcttctgccgCTCCTGCTCCTGCTCCTGCTCCCCCAAAACCAATTCTCAAAAGCGCCCTCAAGCGGCCTAAACCCTCTGAATCAAACGCAGAAGAAG CCCCTGTAACTGAAAAGAAGTTGAGGTTTAAAACCACGACAGATGCCTCAGAGAAGCAGGTCATTGAGGCAATGCAGAAAATAGCATCACATATAAAGAATCCTACGAAGTTTAGTAAGGCTTCAAAGCTTGCCATCCAGCTGATTCAGGCGGGAAGTGTCAAGCCTGAAACTGGTGATTACTTCTTTTCCGTTCTAGAAGCCGCAATGGCATCACCTACTTCTTGTACGGATCCTTCTCTGCGAGCCGATTACCATGCACTGTTCTCAGCCGCAAAAGATGCCTCTGAG tgTCTCAATAAGAAGCAAAAGAATCAATTAACTGCATGGAGAATCAGGGCAGTGATGGCAAATGAATTATTTACTGATGACAGCTTCCAG TTTTCAAAAACAGCTGCACAAGTAAAAGAAGCCATATCTAATCTGCCAGTTGCAACCGAGGACAATGACAGAGAGGAAGCAGCTGTGCTGGAAGATGAAACAAAGATAGCAGATCAAGATGATCAAATGGAGCAAGATATGGTTTCAGCTGCGCCAGCTGAAGAAAATAATGAGAAAGAGTCTGATCCATTTGGGCTTGATGCATTTTTAACTCCCACCCCGATGAAGAAAGATGATAAAACAAAGGGGAAAAAAGATGGAATTACCAAGATCAGGAAGGAGGAGGGGGAGACCAAGAGATTCCTCCGGTCACAAAGAGAAGCCTTGGTTCTTTGTTTAGAGATAGCTGCTCGTCGTTATAAAACGCCATG GTGCCAAACAGTAATAGACATATTAGCAAAGCATGCTTTTGATAACATCGCAAGGTTCACGTCTAAACAAAGGAATGCCATTGAGAAACTTTGGGCTTCGATTCGGGAGCAACATAATCGACGAAAACAAGGGAAATCAGTTACTGGGAAACTTGATGTCAATGCTTTTGAGTGGCTGCAGCAGAAATATGCTACTGAGAAGATCAGCATTCGGCATTCTGTTGGAGGTAGTGGGGATCGTAAAACTGAAATGTGGCTTGGCTGA
- the LOC117632249 gene encoding AT-hook motif nuclear-localized protein 20-like, producing MANRWWAGQVGLPGGVNETSAAATNSPMKNIIKPDLGISMNNNNTGTSSLGGSGGDDDDDRDNNSDDPKEGAIEVATRRPRGRPPGSKNKPKPPIFVTRDSPNALRSHVMEISNGADIADSVARFARTRQRGVCVLSGSGTVTNVTIRQASPAGSVMALHGRFEILSLTGAFLPGPAPPGSTGMTIYLAGVQGQVVGGSVVGPLVASGPVMVIAATFSNATYERLPLEEEEEVGGNNSGQAAGGGGSPPGIGGSGGGMGDPSMGVGVYNLQPNMLPNGGGQALSHDQGAAYSSWAHGQGGGRPPF from the coding sequence ATGGCGAACCGATGGTGGGCCGGACAGGTTGGTCTACCAGGAGGAGTGAATGAAACCTCAGCAGCAGCCACCAACTCTCCAATGAAAAACATCATTAAACCAGATCTGGGAATCTCAatgaacaacaacaacaccGGAACCAGCAGCCTCGGAGGATCAGGCGGCGACGACGATGACGACCGAGACAACAACAGCGACGATCCCAAAGAGGGGGCAATCGAAGTCGCCACCAGACGCCCGAGGGGCCGTCCCCCGGGCTCCAAGAACAAGCCCAAGCCACCCATCTTCGTGACCAGGGACAGCCCTAACGCCCTCCGCAGCCACGTCATGGAGATATCCAACGGAGCCGACATCGCCGACAGCGTCGCCCGGTTCGCCAGAACAAGACAGCGTGGCGTCTGCGTCCTGAGCGGAAGCGGCACCGTCACCAACGTCACAATCAGGCAGGCGTCCCCGGCAGGGTCGGTCATGGCGCTTCACGGAAGGTTCGAGATTCTCTCGTTGACCGGGGCTTTTTTGCCCGGACCGGCACCGCCCGGGTCAACTGGAATGACAATATACTTGGCGGGCGTGCAGGGACAGGTTGTTGGGGGCAGCGTGGTGGGCCCGCTTGTGGCGTCGGGGCCGGTGATGGTGATCGCAGCCACGTTTTCAAATGCGACGTATGAGAGATTGCCGttggaggaggaagaagaggtgGGTGGTAATAATTCGGGGCAGGCGGCGGGAGGAGGGGGGTCCCCACCGGGGATTGGTGGTAGCGGAGGAGGGATGGGGGACCCGTCGATGGGGGTTGGGGTTTATAACTTGCAGCCGAATATGCTTCCGAATGGAGGAGGACAGGCACTGAGCCATGATCAAGGCGCGGCTTATTCATCTTGGGCGCATGGTCAAGGTGGTGGTAGGCCTCCATTTTAA
- the LOC117631489 gene encoding tRNA N(3)-methylcytidine methyltransferase METTL6: MRKAEYFSKDFDWDELRVQVENDPSFSYHLLPFQPNPISISLADEVHYAAAGSHAWNAFHHRHASGKFFKERRYLLEEFPELVNCKENSKVLEVGCGNGSTVLPILRGNENIIVYACDCSNEALERVKETVYASNKVSFEHRFHPFCCDFSVTAFPTWLACNPCQENIAQTQQLCFSDGRGKSQKNLNDSYSLSESRCCIGGVDFVTLIFTLSALPLHRMPESIKECFSVLKPGGLLFFRDYGLYDMSMLRFEMDKRVGFREYMRSDGTRSYFFCLDTVRNLFVGAGFTELELEYCCVKSVNRRNGKSMRRVWVHGKFQKPV, translated from the exons atgagaaaagcaGAGTACTTTAGCAAGGACTTCGACTGGGATGAGTTAAGAGTTCAGGTGGAAAACGACCCGTCGTTCAGCTACCACTTGCTCCCCTTCCAACCCAACCCCATTTCAATTTCACTCGCAGATGAAGTCCATTATGCTGCTGCTGGGTCTCATGCATGGAACGCATTTCACCACCGGCATGCCTCTGGCAAGTTCTTCAAG GAAAGACGATATCTGTTAGAAGAATTCCCTGAACTAGTCAACTGCAAAGAGAATTCTAAGGTTTTGGAGGTGGGATGTGGTAATGGCAGCACTGTTCTTCCTATATTACG TGGCAATGAAAACATCATTGTTTATGCTTGCGATTGCAGCAATGAGGCCCTGGAGAGGGTTAAGGAGACGGTATATGCCTCTAACAAAGTATCTTTCGAACATCGTTTTCATCCATTTTGTTGTGATTTTTCTGTAACCGCGTTTCCAACATGGTTGGCCTGCAATCCTTGTCAAGAAAATATTGCACAAACACAGCAGCTGTGCTTTTCAG ATGGTAGAGggaaaagtcaaaaaaatcTTAATGATTCATATTCATTAAGTGAAAGTAGATGTTGCATTGGTGGGGTTGATTTTGTTACCTTG ATATTCACACTGTCAGCATTACCACTTCATAGGATGCCAGAGTCCATCAAGGAGTGTTTTTCTGTCCTGAAACCTGGAGGCCTGCTGTTCTTTAGGGATTATG GCCTCTATGATATGTCTATGCTTCGATTTGAGATGGACAAAAGAGTGGGATTCAGGGAGTATATGCGATCAGATGGAACCCGCTCTTATTTCTTCTGTTTAGATACTGTGAGGAATCTATTTGTGGGTGCAGGCTTCACTGAG CTTGAGCTTGAATACTGCTGTGTTAAGTCGGTGAATCGTCGAAATGGGAAGAGCATGCGAAGGGTGTGGGTTCATGGAAAGTTCCAGAAGCCTGTATGA